TTCGACCAGCAGGATGAGGCCTGCCATCTCAGATTTCCGCGGTCTCGCCGGTTCAGATCGTGCCGCCGCACCCAATTCAGGGACACCCAAATGCCCAAGGTTCTCGTTTCCGACAAGCTCAGCCCCACCGCCGTCCAGATCTTCAAGGACAATGGCGTCGAGGTCGATTACCTGCCCGATCTGGGCAAGGACAAGGATAAGCTGCTCGAAGTCATCGGCCAATATGACGGCCTGGCCATCCGCTCGGCCACCAAGGTGACGGAAAAAATCCTTGCCGCCGCGACCAATCTCAAGGTCATCGGCCGCGCCGGCATCGGTGTCGACAATGTCGACATCCCCGCCGCGACCAAGAAGGGCATCATCGTGATGAACACGCCCTTCGGCAATTCGATCACCACGGCCGAGCACGCCATCGCCATGATGATGGCCCTGGCCCGCCAATTGCCCGAAGCCGATGCCTCGACCCGCGCCAGCAAGTGGGAGAAGAACCGCTTCATGGGCGTCGAGGTCACCAACAAGATTCTCGGCCTGATCGGGGCGGGCAATATCGGCTCGATCGTCGCCGACCGGGCCCAGGGCCTCAAGATGAAGGTCATTGCCTTCGACCCCTTTCTGACGCCGGAACGGGCCCAGACCCTGGGCATCGAAAAGGTCGAACTCGACGACCTGCTCGGCCGCGCCGATTTCATCACCCTGCACACGCCACTGATCGACGCGACCCGCAACATTCTCAACGCAGAAAACCTGGCCAAGACCAAGAAGGGCGTACGCATCGTCAATTGCGCCCGCGGCGGCCTGATCGATGAAGATGCGCTCTATGCGGCGCTGAAGTCCGGCCAGGTGGCCGGGGCCGCGCTCGACGTGTTCCTGACCGAGCCGGCCGAGAACAACCCATTGTTCGAACTGCCCAATGTCATCTGCACGCCGCATCTGGGCGCCTCGACAAAGGAAGCGCAGGAAAACGTCGCCCTGCAGGTGGCCGAGCAGATTTCGGCCTATCTGATGACCGGCGAGATCACCAATGCGCTCAACTTCCCGTCCATTTCGGCCGAGGAAGCCCCCATCATCACCCCCTGGGTGAAGCTGGCCGAAGCCCTGGGCTCCTTTGCCGGCCAGCTCACCGAAACGGCGATCAGCGGCATCAAGATCGAGTTCGAGGGAACCCCGGCCAACCTCAATATCCGCCCGATGATCGCCGCCGCCATCAACGGGGTGCTGAAGCCGTCGCTGGGCGATGTCAACATGGTCTCGGCACCGCAGGTCGCCAAGGATCGCGGCATCGTGGTCGAGACCACGACACGCGACCAGCAGGGCGCCTATGAGGGCTATATCCGCCTGACCGTGACCACCGAGCGCCAGACCCGGGGCATTGCCGGCACGCTGTTCGTCAACGGCAAGCCGCGCATCATCCAGGTCAAGGAGATCAATATGGAGGCCGAACTGACGCCCTCCATGCTTTACGTCACCAATGAGGACAAGCCCGGCCATATCGGCCGCCTGGGCACGCTCCTGGGCACGCTCGGCATCAATATCGCCAATTTCAACCTCGGCCGCGCCGAAATCGGCGGCGACGCCATCGCACTGGTCTCGATCGACGGTGCCCTCTCGGAGGATCAACTGACCCAGATCGCCCAGCTCGAAGGCGTCAAGCAGGCCAAAGCCCTCAAGTTCTGAGCCATCTGCACCGCCCGCCCGCTCGCCCCCGACAGGGCCGGGCGGACGGGCAGGCGAAAATGCCGCTATTTTGCCGATAGTGCGGCTTGGTCATCACCGTCTTAGTGATATAAGAACAATCGGACTTATCCGCGTTCGGCCATAGTCGAAGCAGGCCAACTGACCGAAGGCACGGATGTCCAATCAATCGAAGGGCCCTGCCGTAATGCCGGGCCTGTTGTCGCGCGTTCTTTGGGGAAGACTGGAATATGGCGAATGTGGTTGTCGTCGGCTCGCAATGGGGCGACGAGGGCAAGGGCAAGATCGTGGACTGGCTCAGCGAGCGCGCCGACGTGGTGGTGCGCTTCCATGGCGGCCACAATGCCGGCCATACGCTGGTCATCGACGGGGTAAGCTACAAGCTGTCGCTGCTGCCTTCGGGCCTGGTGCAGGGCAAGCTATCGGTCATCGGCAATGGCGTGGTCGTGGATCCGCACCATTTCGTCGCCGAAATGGCGAAGCTGCGCGGCCAGGGCGTGAACATCACCCCCGAAGTGCTGCGCATTGCCGATAACGCGCCGCTGATTCTGTCGCTGCACCGCGAATTGGACGGCCTACGCGAGGATGCCAATTCCGGCCTCAAGATCGGCACCACCCGCCGCGGCATCGGCCCGGCCTATGAGGACAAGGTCGGCCGCCGTGCCATCCGCCTGGTCGATCTGTCCGAACCCGAAACGCTGATGCCCAAGATCGAGCGGCTGCTTACGCACCACAATGCGCTGCGCCGCGGCATGGGGCTCGAGGAAATTTCCGCCAATTCCATCTATGAAGAGCTGACCTCCATCGCCGCCGATATATTGCCTTTCATGGACCAGGTCTGGCGGGTTCTGGAAGACAAGCGCCGCGATGGCGCCCGCATCCTCTTCGAAGGCGCGCAGGGCGCCCTGCTCGACAACGATCACGGCACCTATCCCTTCGTCACCTCCTCCAACACAGTGGCGGGACAGGCGGCAGCCGGCTCGGGCCTCGGCCCCACCGCCATCGGCTATGTGCTGGGCATCACCAAGGCCTATACGACCCGCGTGGGCGAAGGCCCCTTCCCCTGCGAACTCGATGACGAGATCGGCGAGCATCTGGCCGTCGTCGGCCGCGAGGTCGGCGTCAATACCGGTCGCCCGCGCCGCTGCGGCTGGTTCGATGCCGTGCTGGTGCGCCAGACCGTCAAGACCTCCGGCATTACCGGCATTGCCCTGACCAAGCTCGACGTGCTTGACGGGCTCAAGGAGATCAAGATCTGCGTCGGCTACGAGCTGGATGGATCACGCATTGATTATTTGCCTGCCTCAATGGGGGCACAGGCGCGCGTTAAGCCCATTTACGAAACGCTGGAAGGCTGGTCGGACACGACTGCGGGTGCGCGCTCCTGGGCCGAATTGCCGGCGCAGGCCGTCAAATATGTCCGTTATATCGAAGAGCTGATCGGCGCGCCGGTGGCCCTGTTATCCACCAGTCCGGAACGGGCCGACACCATCCTTGTGGTCGACCCATTCCAAGACTGATAAATTTTGTTAAAAGACTGCGCTGTCAGAGTGAGTACCAAATAGCCAATGGCGGATTACAAGGAGCTGTTGCGTCGGGCAATCTCGGCGCTGCCGGAGAATAACGGGGCCGCGCGGCGCGCGGTCTATGAAAAGGCGCGCTCGGCCCTTGTCGGTCAATTGCGCGCCATCCAGCCGCCTCTGGCCGCGCGCGACATCACTCAGCACCGCCTGCAGCTCGAAGACTGCATCCGCCAGGTCGAACAGGAGGCCAGCGAGGCCGTCATCAATCTGGGTCGCGAGGGCGTGCTCGCAGCCCGCCCTGCCCCTGTCGTCCCCGAACCGCAACCGGCAAGGCCCACGCCGCCGGCCGATCCGGTCCCCGCGCCGGATGAACCGCCGGTCCAGCCCGAGCCGGGCGGAGCAATCGATGACGCGGCGGCGGATGAAGCGGTAAAGCCCGAACCGCCGGTAGACAAGCCGGCGCCTGTCCCGGACGAGCCGGCGAAAACGAAATCCATCGAAGACCTGATCTCCGAGGCGGCGGAAACCTCGGGCATCGAAATTACCCATGTGGACACGCCTGCCGCCGAAACCGCCGCCGAGGACATTCCCCCGGCTGGCGGCGAGCCGCTGTATCGGCCCGAACCGGCGCCGGCGCCATCCTTCTTCTCCCCGCGTCGCCAACCGGCCCCTTTCGAACCGGCGGCTAATGCCGGATCGATCTCCGTCCCGCCCCGGATCGAGCCGGGCCTGGGTAGCACGGCTTTGGCGCGGCAGCCTGTTGCCGAGCCGGTCCTTATCGAGCCGCCCCTGCCGGTCGAGCCGGCTTTGTCCGCCATCCGCGAGGTCGAGGTGGAGGGCCATGAGGCGCGCGAGGCCGAAGGGGCTATCGAGCGGGCCATCGAGACCCTGGACCGCGAAGCGCGGGGCGAGGCCACCGCGCCGCTGCCCGAAACTGAAGCTCAGCCCGACCTGATCGGCGGTGGGGAGCGCGGCGACGAAACCGGTTTTGCTGCTGCCGAAGCCACGACCCGCCCGGGCGCGGGCCTCACGATTTTCCTCATTGTTTTTGCCTTGCTGCTGGCCGGTGTCGGCGGCGCCGGGTTGTGGGCCTGGCGCGAAGGCTATGTCGATCTCGACCAGATGTTCGGGCGCGGCGACGCCGGGATCACCGAAACGGCGCAGACCAGCGACCAGCCTGCTTTGCCGACCCTGGACGCCAACCCGGCCGATCCCATGACCGATGTCGAGGGCGCTGCCGGTCCGGGCAATACCGCCACCACCACGGCCTCGGAACCGACCAGCGCGCTGGAGGGTCTGGAGCCGGATGATCGGCTGGAGCCCACTCCCGAAGCGGTGACGCCGACCGGGACGGAATCCGTCTTGCCCTCCATCGGCACCGGCGAAAGCAAGACCGAGGAACGGCTGTCCGGCCAGGACACCACTATCGGCGCCGCCAGCGATCCTTCGGCCAGCGTCGATCCGATCAATCTGGCCGGCAATCAATCGCTATTGCTGGAAGCCTCGACCGATGGCCAGAGCGGTGCCGTGCCCTTCTCGGGCACCGTGGATTGGACGGAAGGCGTCGACGATATCGGTCTGCCGACCCTGGAAGGACGCGCCAGCATTCCGGCCCGCAATCTGGACGTGTCGATCACTATCCGCAAGAACAGCGATCCGATCCTGCCCGCCAGCCATCTGATGGAAATCAGCTTCGACGTGCCCGACACCTTCATGGGCGGCTCGATCGCCACCCTGGCCGGCGTCTTGCTCAAGGACGAGGAATTGGTGCCCGGCACCGCCCTCAGCGGCGCGGCGGCGCGCGTCGTCGGCAATTCCTTCCTGTTCGCGCTCAATGCCTCGCCCAGCGACGTGGCGGCCAATTCCGAATTGCTGCAAAGCCGCCGCTGGATGGACCTCGCCGTCATCTATGGCACGGGCCGCAATGCCATCCTGACACTGGAAAAGGATGAAGAGGCGCAGGTCCTGTTCGACCGGGCCCTGGCCGCCTGGGCGCAATAGCGACGGAGCGCGTTCAGACGCGCTCCAGCCGCCCGTCGGCAATGCGGTAATGCCGGTCGGCCAGGGCGGCGATGTCGTCGGCATGATGACTCACCAGAATGGTGTGCCAGCCATGGCGGCGCGTCAGGTCGCCGACCAGGTCACGGATCGTCTTGCGCGTCTCGTCATCCAGCGCCGAGAACGGCTCGTCGAGCAGCAGCACGGCGCGATTGCGCAGGAGCGTCCGCGCCAGCGCCACCCGCTGTTTCTGGCCGCCGGACAGGGTGGAGGCAAGCTGGTCGGCAAAGCCGGACAGGCCGACTTCGGCCAGGGCCGCGGCGATGCGGTCGCGGCCTTCGGCCCGGCCGGTGCTTTTCGGCAGACCGAGCCGGACATTGTCGGCGGCGGACAGATGGTCGAAAAGATTGTCGGCCTGGAGCAGCAGCGATACCGGCCGCGTCTCGGGCGGCAGCGGCAACAGGTCGGCGCCGTCCAGCGTCAGCACACCGCTGACCGGCCGCTGGAAACCGGCGACGAGATCGAGCAAGGTCGATTTGCCCGACCCGCTTATGCCGGAAATTGCCGTTATTTCTCCAGGACTTGCCTCAAGCGAGAAGTGATAGGGCGCCTGGTCCGGATAGGCGAAGATCAGATCATCGGCGACCAGCATGGGCGATCCTTTCGATGAGGCGGGGCAGGAAAATGAAGGCCAGGATCGTGCCGATCAGCAGGATGGCGGCGATGGCGGCGGCGTCGTTGTTCCGATAGGAGCCCAGCGCCCGGTACATCATCAGCGGCAGGGTCTGGAAATCCTGGGTACCGAACAGGGCGATGACGCCTAAGTCCCCGAGCGAGAAGCAGAAACTCAGCGCCAGCATCAAGCCGATATCGCGGCCCAGCAGCGGATATTCGATGCGGATGAACTGCCTCCAGCCATCCAGACCAAGCGAGCGGATCAGCTTGCCACGGGTGCGGATAATGGCGTCGAGAGGCGGTACCAGAGTCGCAATGGCGAAGGGCAGTGCTAACAGACTGTTAGCGCTGACCACCACAAATGGCGCCGCAACGCTGGCGGCAATGCCGAAATTGCGAACCAGCAGGAAAAACCCCAGCGACAGCACCACGGCCGGCACGGCGAGATAGGCATAGGCCGGCATGCCGAGCAGCGTCCGCGCCGCCGGATTGCCCGCGGCGCTGCGACCGAGCGCCAGCATCAGCGCCAGGATCAGCGTCAGCAGCGCCGAGGCGGTGCCGATGCCGATAGAGGTGGCGGTGGCGCGCCAGAATGTCGGCTGACCCATCACCCGCCCGAAGCCGCCGACGACACCGTCATACAGCACCGAGAGCAGCGGCAGGGCGAAGCCGAGCGTCGCCAGGATCAGCACCAGCCATTGCAGGAGACGCGCTCCGGTCCCGTCGCGCCAGCGCGGTGCGGCGGAGCGGCCCAAAGCGGCGGGCACCGGCGTGAAGGCCGAGGCGACGAGAATGACGATGGCGCAGACGCCGATCTGGGTCAGCGCCAGGCGCACGGCGCCGGCAAGATCGAAATCGAGGCGCACGGCGGAAAAGATCGCCACTTCCAGCGTCTGATTGGCCGGTCCGCCGCCCAG
This genomic stretch from Devosia sp. YIM 151766 harbors:
- a CDS encoding thiamine/thiamine pyrophosphate ABC transporter permease ThiP, with the protein product MLILPRRPLRIALATGLSLAIAALIAAVLWAILAAATDASGHSRVDIPHLLRMTSIQAGLTTVLSLAAGMAIAWSLNRLRFPGRDLVVGLFAAAIVTPGMVVAFGLLSIWGRNGWINQISQSLFGFGFDSPAYGLSGILLAHVLLDGAFAARILLARLDAVPAGRLKVGQSLALSAGQRFRLIDWPAMAGSLPGLGAIIFLLAFTSFPIVLLLGGGPANQTLEVAIFSAVRLDFDLAGAVRLALTQIGVCAIVILVASAFTPVPAALGRSAAPRWRDGTGARLLQWLVLILATLGFALPLLSVLYDGVVGGFGRVMGQPTFWRATATSIGIGTASALLTLILALMLALGRSAAGNPAARTLLGMPAYAYLAVPAVVLSLGFFLLVRNFGIAASVAAPFVVVSANSLLALPFAIATLVPPLDAIIRTRGKLIRSLGLDGWRQFIRIEYPLLGRDIGLMLALSFCFSLGDLGVIALFGTQDFQTLPLMMYRALGSYRNNDAAAIAAILLIGTILAFIFLPRLIERIAHAGRR
- the serA gene encoding phosphoglycerate dehydrogenase, giving the protein MPKVLVSDKLSPTAVQIFKDNGVEVDYLPDLGKDKDKLLEVIGQYDGLAIRSATKVTEKILAAATNLKVIGRAGIGVDNVDIPAATKKGIIVMNTPFGNSITTAEHAIAMMMALARQLPEADASTRASKWEKNRFMGVEVTNKILGLIGAGNIGSIVADRAQGLKMKVIAFDPFLTPERAQTLGIEKVELDDLLGRADFITLHTPLIDATRNILNAENLAKTKKGVRIVNCARGGLIDEDALYAALKSGQVAGAALDVFLTEPAENNPLFELPNVICTPHLGASTKEAQENVALQVAEQISAYLMTGEITNALNFPSISAEEAPIITPWVKLAEALGSFAGQLTETAISGIKIEFEGTPANLNIRPMIAAAINGVLKPSLGDVNMVSAPQVAKDRGIVVETTTRDQQGAYEGYIRLTVTTERQTRGIAGTLFVNGKPRIIQVKEINMEAELTPSMLYVTNEDKPGHIGRLGTLLGTLGINIANFNLGRAEIGGDAIALVSIDGALSEDQLTQIAQLEGVKQAKALKF
- a CDS encoding adenylosuccinate synthase; amino-acid sequence: MANVVVVGSQWGDEGKGKIVDWLSERADVVVRFHGGHNAGHTLVIDGVSYKLSLLPSGLVQGKLSVIGNGVVVDPHHFVAEMAKLRGQGVNITPEVLRIADNAPLILSLHRELDGLREDANSGLKIGTTRRGIGPAYEDKVGRRAIRLVDLSEPETLMPKIERLLTHHNALRRGMGLEEISANSIYEELTSIAADILPFMDQVWRVLEDKRRDGARILFEGAQGALLDNDHGTYPFVTSSNTVAGQAAAGSGLGPTAIGYVLGITKAYTTRVGEGPFPCELDDEIGEHLAVVGREVGVNTGRPRRCGWFDAVLVRQTVKTSGITGIALTKLDVLDGLKEIKICVGYELDGSRIDYLPASMGAQARVKPIYETLEGWSDTTAGARSWAELPAQAVKYVRYIEELIGAPVALLSTSPERADTILVVDPFQD
- a CDS encoding ATP-binding cassette domain-containing protein translates to MLVADDLIFAYPDQAPYHFSLEASPGEITAISGISGSGKSTLLDLVAGFQRPVSGVLTLDGADLLPLPPETRPVSLLLQADNLFDHLSAADNVRLGLPKSTGRAEGRDRIAAALAEVGLSGFADQLASTLSGGQKQRVALARTLLRNRAVLLLDEPFSALDDETRKTIRDLVGDLTRRHGWHTILVSHHADDIAALADRHYRIADGRLERV